A region of Mesorhizobium sp. AR02 DNA encodes the following proteins:
- a CDS encoding ABC transporter permease — translation MSAVFEQIFQVGFLAAIIRIATPLAFATLGEMFSERAGVLNLGIEGIMLLCAMTGFTATSLSGSLWLGVLVAVLTGMLMGALHALFTVALGLSQHVCGIGVTLFSSGLAYFLYRLIFGQQSVPPAIKGFQTLPIPVLSDIPVLGPAVFNQFALVYMAIIAIPLAAFVLYRTPWGLSVRMVGENPRAADSAGVSVIATRFQAVILGGALMGLAGAFLSMAQFNAFTFGVVSGRGWVAIALVVFGRWDPWRSAGAALLFAFVDALQLRMQASGLGHIPYEAFLMLPFIFTIVAMAIMSRNAVAPSALLKPFRREER, via the coding sequence ATGAGCGCGGTGTTCGAACAGATCTTTCAGGTCGGCTTCCTGGCCGCCATCATCCGTATCGCCACGCCTTTGGCCTTTGCCACGCTCGGCGAAATGTTTTCCGAGCGGGCCGGAGTGCTGAATCTCGGCATCGAAGGCATCATGCTGCTCTGCGCGATGACCGGCTTCACCGCGACCAGCCTCAGCGGCAGCCTTTGGCTCGGCGTGTTGGTGGCGGTGCTGACCGGCATGCTGATGGGCGCGTTGCATGCGCTGTTCACGGTAGCGCTCGGCCTCAGCCAGCATGTCTGCGGCATTGGCGTCACGCTGTTCTCGTCGGGCCTCGCCTATTTCCTCTATCGGCTGATCTTTGGCCAGCAATCGGTGCCGCCTGCTATCAAGGGGTTTCAGACACTGCCGATCCCCGTCCTCTCCGACATTCCGGTGCTTGGGCCGGCAGTGTTCAACCAGTTCGCGCTCGTCTACATGGCAATCATTGCCATCCCGCTCGCCGCCTTCGTGCTCTACCGCACGCCCTGGGGCCTGTCGGTGCGCATGGTCGGCGAGAACCCGCGCGCGGCGGATTCCGCCGGTGTCAGTGTCATTGCCACCCGATTCCAGGCCGTCATCCTCGGCGGGGCATTGATGGGGCTCGCCGGCGCCTTCCTGTCGATGGCGCAGTTCAACGCCTTCACCTTCGGCGTCGTCTCCGGGCGCGGCTGGGTGGCGATCGCGCTGGTCGTGTTCGGGCGCTGGGATCCGTGGCGCTCGGCGGGTGCGGCGCTGCTGTTTGCCTTTGTCGATGCCTTGCAGCTGCGCATGCAGGCGAGCGGGCTCGGCCATATCCCCTACGAAGCGTTCCTGATGCTGCCCTTCATCTTCACCATCGTCGCGATGGCGATCATGTCGCGCAACGCGGTGGCGCCGTCGGCGTTGTTGAAGCCGTTCCGGCGGGAGGAGCGTTAG
- a CDS encoding SDR family NAD(P)-dependent oxidoreductase, with product MGERLAGKVAIISGGATGMGGAASELFAAEGAKVAIIDRNGEAAAATAAAIRARGHVAEHFVADVSDEAQVEAAVRGATEKLGPVTVLFNHAGTIVIKPFLETTVQEWDWLHAVNVRSMFLMTRAVLPGMIAAGGGSIVCTSSISAVAATPMEVLYDTTKGACHMFARAIAVEFRDRNIRCNAVCPGFIRTPHGLREVADLGKLGVDVSDAALAAQQGRIGEPEEVAKAALYLASDESSFVNGAHLFVDNGFTAM from the coding sequence ATGGGCGAAAGACTGGCCGGCAAGGTCGCCATCATTTCGGGCGGCGCGACGGGAATGGGCGGGGCGGCCTCGGAGCTGTTCGCCGCCGAAGGCGCCAAGGTGGCGATCATCGACCGCAACGGCGAGGCCGCCGCCGCAACCGCCGCGGCGATACGCGCGCGCGGCCATGTCGCCGAGCATTTTGTCGCCGACGTGTCCGACGAGGCGCAGGTCGAGGCGGCGGTGAGAGGGGCGACGGAAAAGCTCGGGCCGGTCACCGTGCTGTTCAACCATGCCGGCACCATCGTGATAAAGCCGTTCCTGGAGACGACGGTGCAGGAATGGGACTGGCTGCATGCCGTCAACGTCCGCTCGATGTTCCTGATGACGCGCGCGGTGCTGCCCGGCATGATCGCGGCCGGCGGCGGCTCGATCGTCTGCACCTCGTCGATCTCGGCTGTGGCGGCCACACCGATGGAAGTGCTCTACGATACCACCAAGGGCGCCTGCCACATGTTCGCGCGCGCCATCGCGGTCGAATTCCGCGACCGCAACATCCGCTGCAACGCCGTCTGCCCCGGTTTCATCCGCACACCGCACGGCCTGCGCGAGGTCGCCGATTTGGGCAAGCTCGGCGTCGATGTTTCCGACGCGGCATTGGCGGCACAGCAGGGGCGAATTGGCGAGCCGGAGGAGGTGGCGAAGGCCGCGCTGTATCTTGCCAGTGACGAGTCTAGCTTCGTCAACGGCGCGCACCTGTTCGTGGATAATGGTTTTACGGCGATGTGA
- a CDS encoding ABC transporter permease yields the protein MFRLEVRTSTPAWFNLALPLLAIAATLVLCSGLIALAGAGVLESYGVMFTASLGDSYAITETLVRAAPMIFTGLAVAVAFRAKFWNIGAEGQLLAGAVASCLVGAIPMPGPLAMPLMAIAGAAAGAAVALVPATLRVKFKVDDVVSSLLLNSVIYYALMALIEGPWKDSFSGYPISPPIEDSANFPVLIEGTRLHLGVIVALIAAPLIWFLIARTTLGFRIRVTGENPEAARYGGIHVERVLISTALLSGALAGLAGVGEVGGVHFQVMSDISPGYGYSGIVVAMLARLNPLGVVPAAIFLAAVMTGAEAMSRATGVPAFLSDVIQGTALLAMLVALLFTAYRVRRVGAAR from the coding sequence ATGTTTCGCCTGGAAGTCCGGACGTCAACGCCCGCCTGGTTCAACCTGGCTTTGCCACTGCTGGCGATCGCGGCGACGCTTGTGCTGTGCAGCGGCCTGATCGCTCTGGCTGGCGCCGGTGTGCTCGAATCCTACGGCGTCATGTTCACGGCTTCGCTCGGCGACAGCTACGCCATCACCGAAACGCTGGTGCGCGCGGCACCGATGATCTTCACCGGGCTAGCGGTCGCCGTCGCCTTCCGGGCAAAATTCTGGAACATTGGCGCCGAGGGGCAGCTGCTCGCCGGTGCGGTCGCCAGCTGCCTTGTTGGTGCGATCCCGATGCCGGGACCGCTCGCCATGCCGTTGATGGCAATCGCCGGTGCCGCCGCCGGCGCCGCCGTTGCGCTGGTGCCGGCGACGCTGCGGGTGAAATTCAAGGTGGACGACGTCGTCAGTTCGCTGCTGCTCAACTCGGTCATCTACTACGCGCTGATGGCGCTGATCGAGGGGCCGTGGAAGGATAGCTTCAGCGGCTATCCGATCTCGCCGCCGATCGAGGATTCGGCCAATTTCCCGGTGCTCATCGAAGGCACGCGGCTGCATCTTGGTGTCATCGTGGCGCTGATCGCCGCACCCTTGATCTGGTTCCTCATCGCGCGCACGACGCTTGGTTTCAGGATCAGGGTCACTGGCGAGAACCCGGAGGCGGCCAGATATGGCGGCATCCATGTCGAACGCGTGCTGATCTCGACCGCGCTGTTGTCTGGCGCGCTGGCGGGGCTCGCCGGCGTCGGCGAAGTCGGCGGCGTGCATTTCCAGGTGATGAGCGACATCTCGCCGGGCTACGGCTATTCCGGCATCGTCGTTGCCATGCTGGCGCGGCTCAACCCGCTCGGCGTCGTGCCGGCGGCGATCTTCCTGGCCGCCGTCATGACCGGTGCGGAGGCGATGTCGCGCGCCACCGGCGTCCCGGCCTTCCTCAGTGATGTGATCCAGGGCACGGCGCTGCTTGCCATGCTGGTGGCGCTGCTGTTCACCGCCTATCGCGTCCGCCGCGTCGGGGCTGCCCGATGA
- a CDS encoding ABC transporter ATP-binding protein, with the protein MSAPLIEMRGITKSFGAVKANEAVDLSVAPGEILGLLGENGAGKTTLMNVLFGAYAPDAGEILIQGRTVRITSSADALAAGIGMVHQHFHLAPRLTVLENLLIGIPGKSGRIDRAGGLARLAEISRQHGLTLDPDLPVSALSVGEQQRLEIVKALFRGAKLLILDEPTAVLAPSEVDGLFSALRSMAAQGLGIIFISHKLNEVRALTHRCTVLRLGRVAGRVDDPANTTSAAMAQLMCGHEIVPPARGPSTPGADVLTLDGISTSHHSGTALRDVSLAVRAGEILGIAGVSGNGQRALAEVISGVRVPDAGRMTIASQKVIRFSPREVQALGLGRIPEDRMTTGLVTNLPLADSMVLPRIGTAAFSSKGLLKPDAIRAFAEQQIKAYDIRCPGPMTRAGALSGGNLQKALLARELAFDPKVLIVSQPTRGLDIGAARFIHEKFLDMRAKGCGIIVIGEDLEELLVLCDRIAVMYEGRIVGTLDSADATIARLGLLMTGAEGHG; encoded by the coding sequence TTGTCCGCCCCACTCATCGAAATGCGCGGCATCACCAAGAGCTTTGGCGCCGTCAAGGCGAACGAAGCCGTTGATCTCAGCGTCGCGCCTGGCGAAATCCTCGGCCTGCTCGGCGAGAATGGCGCCGGCAAGACGACGCTGATGAACGTGCTGTTCGGCGCCTATGCGCCGGATGCCGGCGAAATCCTCATCCAGGGGCGGACCGTGCGGATCACCAGTTCGGCCGATGCGCTGGCCGCCGGTATCGGCATGGTGCACCAGCATTTTCATCTGGCACCACGGCTGACGGTGCTGGAGAACCTGCTCATCGGCATCCCGGGCAAATCGGGGCGGATCGATCGCGCCGGCGGGCTGGCGCGGCTAGCGGAAATCAGCCGCCAGCATGGGCTGACGCTCGATCCCGACCTGCCGGTCTCGGCGTTGTCGGTCGGCGAACAGCAGCGGCTCGAAATCGTCAAGGCGCTGTTTCGCGGCGCGAAACTCTTGATCCTCGACGAGCCGACCGCGGTGCTGGCGCCGAGCGAGGTTGACGGGCTGTTCTCGGCGTTGCGGTCGATGGCCGCGCAGGGCCTCGGCATCATCTTCATCTCGCACAAGCTCAACGAGGTGCGGGCGCTCACCCATCGCTGCACGGTGCTGCGGCTTGGCCGTGTCGCCGGCCGCGTCGACGACCCGGCCAACACGACATCGGCCGCCATGGCGCAACTGATGTGCGGCCACGAGATCGTGCCGCCAGCAAGGGGGCCATCGACGCCGGGTGCTGATGTGCTGACGCTAGATGGCATTTCCACCTCGCACCATTCTGGCACGGCGCTGCGCGACGTGTCGCTTGCCGTTCGCGCCGGCGAAATCCTCGGCATTGCCGGCGTGTCGGGCAATGGCCAACGGGCGCTGGCCGAAGTGATTTCCGGCGTGCGCGTACCCGATGCCGGCCGGATGACGATTGCGAGCCAGAAGGTCATCCGGTTTTCGCCGCGCGAGGTGCAGGCGCTCGGCCTCGGCCGCATCCCGGAAGACCGCATGACCACCGGTCTGGTCACCAATTTGCCGCTCGCCGATTCCATGGTGCTGCCGCGCATCGGCACCGCCGCGTTCAGCAGCAAGGGCCTGCTCAAGCCGGATGCGATCCGCGCCTTTGCCGAACAACAGATCAAGGCCTATGACATCAGGTGTCCCGGGCCTATGACCCGTGCCGGCGCGCTGTCCGGCGGCAATCTGCAGAAGGCGCTTTTGGCGCGCGAGCTCGCTTTCGACCCGAAGGTTTTGATCGTCTCGCAGCCGACGCGCGGCCTCGACATCGGTGCGGCGCGCTTCATCCACGAAAAGTTCCTCGATATGCGGGCCAAGGGCTGCGGCATCATCGTCATTGGCGAGGATCTGGAAGAATTGCTGGTGCTCTGCGACCGCATCGCGGTGATGTATGAGGGCCGCATCGTCGGCACGCTCGACAGCGCCGATGCGACGATCGCGCGGCTCGGCCTGCTGATGACCGGGGCGGAGGGGCACGGCTGA
- the exbB gene encoding tonB-system energizer ExbB encodes MSRTSLLAALVASVILAGGNATAQEQPAGAAPAIAAPAAPEPATPAPATSKPTTPAAAAPATMSPAQPAGQPGTAAPAGAASSAPMELNLPHDLSPWGMFMAADIIVKAVMIGLAFASLVTWTIWLAKSLEIFGGKLRIRRAVRAIGDAATLKQASRALDRSGGPGALLVRAAEEEAALSAGALDHVGGDGLKERVTSRLSRIEAAASRRMSRGTGVLATIGSTAPFVGLFGTVWGIMNAFIGISQAQTTNLAVVAPGIAEALLATAMGLVAAIPAVVIYNVFARSIAGYRQILADASAGVERLVSRDLDFRTIPPATALAAE; translated from the coding sequence TTGTCTAGAACCAGTTTGTTGGCGGCGTTGGTCGCATCGGTGATCCTGGCAGGCGGCAACGCCACGGCCCAGGAACAACCGGCCGGCGCTGCCCCGGCGATCGCGGCCCCTGCCGCACCGGAGCCCGCCACGCCAGCGCCCGCAACATCGAAGCCCACCACACCGGCGGCCGCAGCACCGGCCACCATGTCGCCCGCGCAGCCAGCCGGCCAGCCGGGCACGGCAGCGCCGGCCGGGGCAGCATCTTCGGCGCCGATGGAGCTGAACCTGCCGCACGACCTGTCGCCATGGGGCATGTTCATGGCCGCCGACATCATCGTAAAGGCGGTGATGATCGGACTGGCCTTCGCCTCTCTGGTCACCTGGACGATATGGCTGGCCAAATCGCTGGAGATTTTTGGCGGCAAGCTGCGCATCCGCCGTGCCGTCCGCGCGATCGGCGATGCCGCGACGCTGAAGCAGGCGAGCCGTGCGCTCGACCGCAGCGGCGGTCCCGGGGCGCTGCTGGTGCGGGCGGCGGAGGAAGAGGCCGCGCTTTCGGCCGGTGCGCTCGACCATGTCGGCGGTGACGGACTGAAGGAAAGGGTCACCTCGCGCCTGTCGCGCATCGAGGCGGCGGCGTCGCGGCGCATGTCGCGCGGCACCGGCGTGCTGGCGACGATCGGCTCCACCGCGCCTTTCGTCGGCCTGTTCGGCACGGTCTGGGGCATCATGAACGCCTTCATCGGCATTTCGCAGGCGCAGACCACCAATCTCGCCGTGGTCGCACCCGGTATCGCCGAAGCGCTTCTGGCCACCGCGATGGGCCTCGTTGCGGCGATACCGGCCGTCGTCATCTACAACGTCTTCGCCCGCTCGATAGCCGGCTACCGGCAGATCCTCGCCGACGCGTCGGCGGGCGTCGAGAGGCTGGTCAGCCGTGACCTGGATTTCCGCACGATCCCGCCGGCGACGGCGCTGGCGGCGGAGTAG
- a CDS encoding cysteine hydrolase family protein encodes MIKATPFDFPYDGRLVPENTALVVIDLQQDFLSTTGYFAKQGYDPSPLRAILPTVNRLISAARRADVRVIHTRQGYRADMADMTPYEKWRRKRSGLDGTDILLRSGAGFQIVPEIDVAPDDIIVDKTCNSAFTYTDFELVLRAQGITHLMFSGCTTDVCVHTTLREACDRNFQCLTVSDACASGDRRAHEAALHMVTVEDGVFGALADSAAVIDGLSRLGDRRDATDD; translated from the coding sequence ATGATCAAGGCAACGCCCTTCGACTTCCCCTATGATGGCAGGCTGGTGCCGGAAAACACGGCGCTGGTCGTCATCGACCTGCAGCAGGACTTTCTGTCGACGACGGGATACTTCGCCAAACAGGGATATGATCCCTCGCCGCTGCGGGCGATCCTGCCCACCGTGAACCGGCTGATATCAGCCGCGCGCAGGGCCGACGTGAGGGTCATCCACACTAGGCAGGGCTACCGCGCCGACATGGCCGACATGACGCCCTACGAGAAATGGCGCCGCAAGCGCTCCGGTCTCGACGGCACCGACATCCTGCTGCGCTCGGGCGCCGGATTCCAGATTGTCCCGGAGATCGATGTCGCACCTGATGACATCATCGTCGACAAGACCTGCAACAGCGCCTTCACCTATACGGATTTCGAGCTTGTGCTGCGCGCCCAAGGCATCACGCATCTGATGTTTTCCGGATGCACGACCGATGTCTGCGTCCACACCACGCTGCGCGAGGCCTGCGACCGCAATTTCCAGTGCCTGACGGTCTCGGATGCCTGCGCCAGCGGCGACAGACGAGCCCACGAGGCGGCGCTGCACATGGTGACGGTGGAGGACGGCGTCTTCGGCGCGCTGGCCGATTCAGCCGCCGTCATCGACGGCCTGTCGCGGCTTGGCGACAGGCGTGACGCAACAGACGATTGA
- a CDS encoding LLM class flavin-dependent oxidoreductase — protein MPIEFTHVPGKTADAAIPFFYDFAETATKLGLIEGGGFQKIVVDDSAGLLTNMDLAAQVLDRTASLEVVLTHWAGVVEPTVAARQLASIDRKSGGRLALRMISEPLNDDDAESRPVGHTVIWQRIDEYLVLLKRLWSNDRPFDHEGAFYSIKGGYVPRKGPHGADLTIRMGGQSGTALKVAGRHADVFELAPGSIDEVRQLMERVRGAAAEHGRSGKLRFALPVRIHRGAAATGQKAVDLSGPPAQVALSLLAYAGLGIDEFMIVGVDTAREIATVGRETIALLRNSLARREHDAFQPGAYAPRAGLETRATG, from the coding sequence ATGCCGATCGAATTCACGCATGTCCCCGGCAAGACCGCCGATGCCGCCATTCCGTTTTTCTACGACTTTGCCGAGACGGCGACCAAGCTCGGGCTGATCGAGGGCGGCGGCTTCCAGAAGATCGTCGTCGACGATTCGGCCGGTCTGCTGACCAATATGGATCTTGCCGCCCAGGTGCTGGATCGTACTGCCTCGCTGGAGGTCGTGCTGACCCACTGGGCGGGCGTCGTCGAACCGACCGTGGCGGCCCGCCAGCTGGCTTCGATAGATCGAAAGAGCGGCGGACGGCTGGCGCTCAGGATGATCAGCGAGCCGTTGAACGATGACGACGCAGAGTCACGCCCGGTCGGGCACACGGTCATCTGGCAGCGTATCGACGAATATCTGGTACTGCTCAAGCGGCTATGGTCGAACGACCGGCCTTTCGACCATGAAGGCGCGTTCTACAGCATCAAGGGCGGCTATGTGCCGCGCAAGGGACCGCACGGCGCCGACCTGACCATCCGCATGGGTGGACAGTCCGGAACGGCACTGAAAGTGGCCGGCCGGCATGCGGATGTCTTCGAACTGGCGCCGGGCTCGATCGATGAGGTCCGGCAGCTGATGGAGCGCGTGCGTGGTGCTGCCGCCGAACATGGCCGGAGCGGCAAGCTGCGCTTCGCGCTTCCGGTCCGGATCCACCGCGGCGCTGCCGCCACGGGCCAAAAGGCGGTCGACCTGTCCGGGCCGCCGGCTCAGGTCGCTCTGTCGCTGCTTGCCTATGCCGGGCTCGGGATCGATGAATTCATGATCGTCGGCGTCGATACGGCGCGCGAAATCGCGACAGTCGGCCGGGAAACGATCGCCTTGCTGCGCAACTCCCTGGCGCGCCGCGAGCATGATGCTTTCCAGCCGGGGGCCTATGCGCCGCGCGCCGGGTTGGAGACGCGGGCAACGGGCTGA
- a CDS encoding ATP-binding cassette domain-containing protein encodes MTVAGAETAFHIDAVRFAVGERTLLGPVSLELQRSRVYGLIGHNGSGKSTLIKLLARQQPASSGAITFARRPLPQWGARELARALAYLPQTTPAATGLTVRELATLGRYPWHGALGRFSGEDRRHVEEALVLTDMDGFADRLVDELSGGERQRAWLAMLVAQNAGVMLLDEPISALDIAHQVEVLGLVKELSRKRDLCVVVVLHDPNMAARYCDELIALKDGKLLTRGTPGEIMRGDVLKGIFGVEMGVFAHPVTGQPVGYVQ; translated from the coding sequence ATGACCGTGGCTGGAGCTGAGACTGCCTTTCATATCGACGCGGTGCGGTTTGCCGTCGGCGAGCGGACGCTGCTCGGTCCGGTCTCGCTCGAATTGCAGCGCTCGCGCGTCTATGGGCTGATCGGCCACAATGGTTCGGGCAAGTCGACGCTGATCAAGCTGCTGGCCCGCCAGCAGCCGGCAAGCTCGGGCGCCATCACCTTCGCCAGGCGGCCGTTGCCGCAATGGGGCGCCCGTGAGCTCGCCCGCGCGCTCGCCTATCTGCCGCAGACGACGCCGGCGGCAACGGGCCTCACGGTGCGCGAACTGGCGACGCTCGGCCGCTACCCCTGGCATGGCGCGCTTGGCCGGTTCAGCGGGGAAGACAGACGGCATGTCGAGGAGGCGCTTGTGCTGACCGACATGGACGGTTTCGCCGACCGGCTGGTGGACGAATTGTCCGGCGGCGAGCGGCAGCGCGCCTGGCTTGCCATGCTGGTGGCGCAGAATGCCGGCGTCATGCTGCTCGACGAGCCGATCTCGGCGCTCGACATCGCCCATCAGGTCGAGGTGCTGGGGCTGGTCAAGGAACTCAGCCGCAAACGCGACCTCTGCGTCGTCGTCGTGCTGCACGACCCCAACATGGCGGCGCGCTACTGCGACGAACTGATCGCGCTCAAGGACGGCAAGCTTTTGACCCGCGGCACGCCTGGCGAAATCATGCGGGGCGACGTGCTGAAAGGCATTTTCGGCGTCGAGATGGGCGTGTTCGCGCACCCGGTCACCGGCCAACCCGTCGGCTATGTGCAGTGA
- the exbD gene encoding TonB system transport protein ExbD, giving the protein MGSRIRQTMDDDLEESHEINVTPFIDVILVLLIIFMVAAPLATVDVNVDLPGSTATPAPRPETPLFLTLKDDLTLAIGNDTVPRPAFAATLDSRTKGDKQTRIFLRADKAVAYGDLMEAMNLLRGAGYLKIALVGLETAPAADAPAPSPAGTAAP; this is encoded by the coding sequence ATGGGAAGCAGAATCCGACAGACCATGGACGACGATCTCGAGGAGAGCCACGAGATCAACGTCACGCCCTTCATCGACGTCATCCTGGTGCTGCTGATCATCTTCATGGTCGCCGCACCGCTGGCGACGGTGGACGTCAATGTCGACCTGCCGGGCTCGACGGCGACGCCCGCGCCGCGGCCCGAAACGCCGCTGTTCCTGACCTTGAAGGATGATCTCACGCTGGCGATCGGCAACGACACCGTGCCGCGCCCGGCCTTTGCCGCCACGCTGGACAGCAGGACCAAGGGCGACAAGCAGACGCGCATCTTCCTGCGCGCCGACAAGGCGGTCGCCTACGGCGACCTGATGGAGGCGATGAACCTGTTGCGCGGCGCCGGCTATCTGAAGATCGCGCTGGTCGGCCTGGAAACGGCGCCCGCTGCCGATGCGCCGGCACCCTCTCCAGCGGGTACGGCCGCGCCATGA